The genomic stretch AATCAAATCTACTTTTGCACAGCTAGTTGAACCCAAAAAGTTTCACAAAATCACACCACGCCGCGACACAACAAGGATCCTCAGCCTGTTTTTCGCAGCTCGGCCTCACCGTGTGCGAAATGGCACCTCTCCCCAAACGTGCACGACCCTTTTGTGAAGTTCTCACAGAGCTTCGTCTTGAAGTTGCTTCCAGTGGAAGCCGGTCCCCCACCTCCTCCAAAGCCCTTGCCAAGCCCACTCCCTGGCCCAATGCTGACGATCAGCTCCCTCACCATCGCACTCGCTTGCTGGATTTGTTCGAATGTGCCTTCGAGCTCGATGTTTCTGAGATTTGGATCAGTCTCATGGTCTCTGATCGATAGCTTGGCCCCCGTTTGCCGGCATATCTGCTTCGAGTTCACTCCTCCTTTCCCGATGACAGCACCAGCAAGGGAAGCATCCACACTGATCTTGGCAGTGGCTGATGCGCCGAAGCTGGCTGCAGGTGGTGGTTCCATTCGGCCGCCGCCAAACCTACCGGGCATgggtccaccaccaccaccacgatGATCCTCATGAGATGGTGCAATGGGTTTACCGAGCTCCCATTCCCCATGTGCGAAGTGGCATTTGTCTCCAAATTTGCAGCCTCCTTCAGTTTTGAATTTGTTGCATACTTTGGTTTTGACGGCACCGGGAGCAGAGCCATTCTGGCCATGCATGGGACCTCCTGCCGTTCTGGGGGTTGGAGCGGGGGCCAAGTTCATCATCTGAGCAACAGCATTGTAGCCACCAGGAACATAGTGGAGGAAGTGGCAATTCTCACCAAAGGGACAACCAGAAACGCTGCAGAAACAATGAAAACTAATTAGCAATTACATTACACGACTGCTGCAGAAAGGTCTTAGTCGCTCAGCAGGAAAACACATGAATCCCTTATCATTTTTCCGCAGAAAGCTCTCATACAAATATACTAATACTAGACATTTTTGCAACAAATCATATAATTGACTTCAGCATTTTCAAAATAGAATGTGCATACATAAGATAACTATTAGCTTCATGCCTACTTAGCATTAGTCCCTTTGCAAGTGtctttttttcccttttagAGGAATTATCACAAATAAATCACCAGTAACATGGAAGGATAAGGACAATCAATGATTAGAGTATTGAAGACTAAATAAATGTTTCACATATCCTCCGAAAATTTCTTCTTCCAATATGAAGGATAACTTTGTGCAATTAGAGCCTTAGAGGTGAACCCAGCAACAAAGATATTCAAGAGTAGATACCAAAAGTCCCTTTCTTTGATCAAATTTGCTATTAAGTACAGATTCTACAAACTACAGATTGTCAAATGTTGATTAATCATATAATATGATCGTTGATGACACAGACTTGACATTAACTTTCTATCCATCCACATCACATACAGAGAGAAAACCCAGATTAAGGCCAAAACATCAAAATCCAACCAAGCAATTCCATTGTAGAAACAGAAACATGATCATAAAAACATACAACACTCTTAATCAATACAGTGGATGAATTGAGAGATTATGATAAATGCTAAAGATCCTAGATGTGCCATAAAGTAAGAACAAGCTACTAGGTCACAgagttgttagggtcgcggggcgcccCAGGGCGATGAGGGGGGACCCCGGGTCGCGGGGCGACGGGGCGAGAGACCCATGAATCGGGGCGCCAGAATAGCCGAATGATAATTATATTTGTCTCTTTTATAAGTTGTTGCTTGAatgtttatcacatcaaataaatctacatacatcattactacatattaaaaaaagaagattagaagaaaaaatataaatttttaaacaacataactaaataactaaattttattatcaaaaatcatcaaagttccaaaaaaattgcaaaacataaaataattaactaaataatatgtGTAGGATTTTATGATCTTATCATTCAAGataatttggatttaaatttttttattttttggttgaTGTATTAGATCAGGGCAATTTTTATAAAGAGAATATAATTTGCGTGTCAAGTTATATCTATGATGAGCCTCAAATTAActatagtattaaaatatttagttatcttttatttgatcatttcattttaatagaattaaaaaattgaagagaaaaGTAACCTATGacttatttcattttaatagaattaaaaaattgataagGCCACGTGCAATAGCTCACTACTATTCAACTAAGTGGCGAATTTATTTTATGATAAGGCCACGTGCAATAGCTCACTTCCCAAAGCATACCTACCCCTCTTCTCCCCTTCCATTAACACAAATTCTGCAATTCCCAATTTAAACCTAAAAATGGAGCACCCATTTTCTCGACGACCACCACGAATCGGGGCGACCCAGACGACCCAGGCGCGCCCCACCGTCGCTCCACGGATCTTGCACGACCCCGCCGCATCGGGGCAATGTCGGTCTCGACCCTTGCGACCCGCGACCCAAGAGCGCTCGGGGCGCGATTTTAACAACACTGCTAGGTCATATTAGATGAGCAAATATTCCAGAAtctaatttgaagaaaaatgactGAGTAGAGTATCGtattcatactccctccgtcccataaaaataggtgCAATGGGTATGTcacgggaattaagacaaagttggtaaagtaagagagaaggagaaaaatggtatggtaatgtaagagagaggaggagaatggtagttaaagtagtgttagtggatagtgagacctacattattaaatcgATATAAATTTCCAAAGATGGaatgtacatatttttgtgggacgaccgaaaatgaaaagtgcacatatttttatacgacagatggagtattaagtAAGCCATAGACACTTCATGCACATCATATCTGGATAATGAATCAATGATGCTAATAGTGTGAATTGGTGAAGAAATCTACTACATATCAAGCAAAAAAATGGTTATTGAACTTCTTCATGACAACACAACTCATGCTGCGTGACTATAACCAGATTTGCTAGAGAAAACACTACAAACTTTTATTGAAACTAACGTTAGTGCCTGCCTGTTGAGTATTAAAGTAGTATTAAAACTTTGAATATTATGATTAGGTAGGTTGAGATTTGAACCTGAAAAACTTCGTGCATGGCTTCGATTTGCTTCCTATACCACTTGATAAGGAGTCCATTTCTGTTGCAAAACATTAATTCCTTCTTCTCAGTTACAGTTGTATTCATTCTTACCATTGCTCATATGATACTTAATAATACCAATGACACTAACTTTGCAcccaaaattttagaaaaaactCTTGAAAAATTAACAATATTTACTGCTACTTACTGTGGATAAGTAATAAAATCCACAATAACTGTACCGAGATCATCACATTGCGTAGGTTTCacattaaaaaacacaaaaaaaacttAAATCCAAATAAACTATCCagtaaaaaagaataaagttcttatttttaaattagcAGTTACTAGTATATCAAATCTAACTAATAGTACTACTTCTTTGCATAATTTCCCGCCACAGCCACaagaaaaacaataaattcTCAGCTTCGCtgaaaaaatcaaacaagtaaATAACCATagctagctgaagcaattcaATTTAGAACTCCAAATAAATGACCGATAAACACCTCTACTTAAGCTTTAcaatgggaaaaaaaataagacaACAGGCTAATCGTGGTTAACGTTGAGCTAATCATGGGGAGAATTGAGGAACGCCCAAAGTTGAAGCGCGAATTGAAACCTAACTGGCAGCAATACATACCTGGCTTAGATTTCTTGAAACCGCCTCCATTAGAAAATTCAGGTCTGCCTCTTTTGCGAGTATCCATAGCTCACAGATCCAAAAACAGTGCTCTTCCtaatacaaataaaacaattggGGAAAAATCTACAAACTCGCGAGTAAAAGGTAATTTAAGAGGCTAAGTAAGAAAAGAGAGTAAAACAACCAATTAATTGGTCGAACCCTAATCCTACTCtgaaactagggtttctgtCAAAGCTAGAGAGATGGGAGAGAAAGGGAGAGGGATAGCGGCTACTCTGCCAGTATTTACTCGAAAAAAGGGGGTTGCAACATTAATAT from Salvia splendens isolate huo1 chromosome 15, SspV2, whole genome shotgun sequence encodes the following:
- the LOC121767398 gene encoding zinc finger CCCH domain-containing protein 14-like; this encodes MDTRKRGRPEFSNGGGFKKSKPEMDSLSSGIGSKSKPCTKFFSVSGCPFGENCHFLHYVPGGYNAVAQMMNLAPAPTPRTAGGPMHGQNGSAPGAVKTKVCNKFKTEGGCKFGDKCHFAHGEWELGKPIAPSHEDHRGGGGGPMPGRFGGGRMEPPPAASFGASATAKISVDASLAGAVIGKGGVNSKQICRQTGAKLSIRDHETDPNLRNIELEGTFEQIQQASAMVRELIVSIGPGSGLGKGFGGGGGPASTGSNFKTKLCENFTKGSCTFGERCHFAHGEAELRKTG